In one window of Primulina tabacum isolate GXHZ01 chromosome 8, ASM2559414v2, whole genome shotgun sequence DNA:
- the LOC142554641 gene encoding uncharacterized protein LOC142554641 has translation MRFLGVHGRGPPPPPPRDPATRLLEDMAKLLEQVQQAPKPQVDIFEQFRCAIYILRDDASFWWEGAAHAVDLDTLTWAMFKELFYGKYFSADVRGCLKREFMSLRQGDSSMAEFIRKFDRGCHFMSLIARDARKKLRHFMDGMRPTLRRDVMLMRPTSYDEATSCAFQVEKALRDIDFEVQKKQFSGPLRQ, from the exons ATGAGATTCCTAGGTGTGCATGGCAGGGGACCTCCACCACCGCCGCCAAGGGACCCAGCTACCCGACTTCTGGAGGATATGGCTAAGCTACTGGAGCAGGTACAGCAGGCTCCTAAGCCTCAGGTGGACATTTTCGAGCAGTTCAG GTGCGCCATCTATATATTGAGAGACGATGCGTCCttttggtgggaaggagccgctCATGCTGTGGACTTGGATACCCTTACCTGGGCCATGTTCAAGGAGTTGTTCTATGGTAAATACTTTTCAGCCGACGTCAGGGGCTGCCtgaagagagagtttatgagtctccgccaggggGACTCGTCTATGGCGGAGTTTATCCGCAAATTTGATCGGGGCTGTCACTTCATGTCTCTTATTGCCAGGGATGCCAGGAAGAAGCTGCGGCACTTTATGGATGGAATGAGACCTACCCTTCGTCGGGATGTGATGTTGATGAGGCCGACGAGCTACGATGAGGCCACTTCTTGTGCCTTCCAGGTGGAAAAGGCGCTCCGAGACATAGATTTTGAGGTGCAGAAGAAGCAGTTTTCAGGGCCGTTGAGACAgtag
- the LOC142554642 gene encoding uncharacterized protein LOC142554642, whose protein sequence is MTGNHACSTGSSMSAGAYGEPSSALFVDRRATKQWNSRRAQAPLLVAIEVDPSKVKAVRDCPVPKSVTEICSFRGLVGYYRKFIQSFSSIAMPMTALTKKNAKCIEFWFGPGSDAAGQSDSLRVQTAEGSLAELPESLTRSSSSGVRPEYLETLSKELNMRQMRWLEMVKDYDCDINYHPGKTNVG, encoded by the exons ATGACAGGCAACCATGCCTGTAGTACAGGAAGTTCCATGTCGGCAGGTGCTTATGGGGAACCTTCAAGTGCTTTGTTTGTGGACAGGAGGGCCACAAAGCAGTGGAATTCCCGAAGAGCACAGGCCCCACTACTG gTTGCcatagaggtcgaccccagtAAGGTaaaggcagtcagagattgtcCAGTtcctaagagtgtgacagagatctGTAGTTTCAGGGGACTAGTAGGTTACTATAGGAAGTTTATTCAGAGCTTCTCCTCTATTGCGatgcctatgaccgccttgacgaagaagaatgccaa ATGCATCGAATTTTGGTTTGGGCCtggttctgatgcagcaggaCAGAGTGATAGCCTACGCGTCCAAACAGCTGAAGGTTCATTAGCAGAACTACCCGAGTCATTAACTCGATCTAGCAGCAGTGGTGTTCGCCCTGAAtatctggagacactatct aaggaACTGAATATGCGACAGATGAGGTGGCTTGAGatggtgaaggattatgattgtgacattaactaccatccgggtaagacTAATGTGGGGTAA